In Pirellulaceae bacterium, one DNA window encodes the following:
- a CDS encoding 2Fe-2S iron-sulfur cluster-binding protein — protein sequence MAKVYINGEELEIGAEERLNGIQAAERMGVEVPHYCWHPGLSVVASCRMCLVETGRLDAESGEISMMPKLVPACQTPATDGAVFVTDSDKVTAAREMVEEDLLIRHPIDCPICDKAGECHLQDYHFQHGRPERRADIKPFTSRRRPMGDTVTLFVDRCVMCSRCVRFTREISGTKELMIVDRGAHEEIDVFPGFPLDNKLSGNVVDLCPVGALGDRDFLYSQRVWFMKPHDSVCGGCSTGCSIHVEENQDQVYRLKPRENPHINQWWMCDDGRYGFKHVHSENRVTQPRRKTTAGYVDVQWSDLPEELDKVLRDAGRLAAVVSPHLTVEEAYLLCSYLKQLDPEVLLAVGPIPRVGEDESFPNGFTIRAEKCPNRRGVEAIVSRMAGGLVSFESLADKLNEQSPDVLWVAGAYPAAWIDETMADRLTENRLTIVQDLFETALWSRAHYQLPAVAFAERQGSYVNACDRLQSFDWAIRPPAGAMSEGQLFWRLLGRTGLFNARKVMEEIAREIAFFAPAAEPVPAVGVDLKVTQLADAENLGASA from the coding sequence ATGGCAAAGGTTTACATCAACGGCGAAGAGCTGGAAATTGGTGCCGAAGAACGTCTCAACGGTATACAGGCTGCTGAGCGAATGGGGGTTGAGGTACCGCATTATTGTTGGCATCCGGGGTTGTCGGTCGTGGCCAGTTGCCGCATGTGTCTCGTTGAGACGGGCCGGCTCGATGCTGAATCGGGCGAAATATCGATGATGCCCAAACTCGTGCCTGCTTGCCAAACTCCGGCGACTGACGGAGCTGTCTTTGTCACCGACAGTGACAAAGTGACAGCCGCTCGTGAAATGGTCGAAGAAGATTTGTTGATTCGGCATCCGATCGATTGTCCGATCTGCGATAAGGCGGGCGAGTGTCACCTGCAGGATTATCACTTCCAACACGGTCGTCCCGAAAGACGGGCGGATATCAAGCCATTTACAAGTCGGCGTCGACCTATGGGGGACACGGTCACACTGTTCGTCGATCGGTGTGTGATGTGTAGTCGTTGTGTACGCTTTACACGTGAAATATCCGGTACCAAAGAGTTGATGATTGTGGATCGCGGTGCTCACGAGGAAATCGACGTGTTTCCTGGCTTTCCACTCGACAACAAGCTTTCTGGCAATGTGGTCGACCTGTGTCCCGTCGGTGCCTTGGGGGATCGCGACTTTCTATATTCTCAACGTGTTTGGTTTATGAAGCCGCATGATTCTGTTTGCGGCGGCTGTTCAACAGGCTGTTCCATTCACGTCGAAGAGAATCAGGATCAGGTTTATCGGCTCAAACCAAGAGAAAACCCCCACATCAACCAATGGTGGATGTGTGACGATGGCCGATATGGTTTTAAACACGTCCACAGCGAAAATCGGGTGACTCAGCCGCGTCGTAAAACGACGGCAGGCTATGTCGATGTTCAATGGAGTGATCTGCCCGAGGAGTTGGATAAGGTGTTACGAGACGCAGGTCGTTTGGCCGCCGTTGTTTCACCGCATTTGACCGTCGAAGAAGCCTATCTGCTCTGTTCCTATCTCAAGCAATTGGACCCCGAGGTCCTGCTTGCTGTCGGCCCGATTCCCCGCGTTGGCGAGGATGAATCTTTTCCGAATGGTTTTACCATTCGAGCAGAAAAATGTCCGAATCGTCGAGGTGTGGAGGCGATCGTCAGTCGGATGGCGGGAGGCCTGGTTTCATTTGAATCGCTTGCCGATAAACTAAATGAGCAATCGCCGGACGTGTTATGGGTGGCGGGAGCTTACCCCGCCGCCTGGATCGACGAGACGATGGCTGATCGGTTGACCGAGAATCGGCTAACCATCGTTCAGGATCTGTTTGAAACAGCTCTTTGGAGTCGGGCACACTATCAATTGCCAGCGGTGGCGTTTGCGGAGCGTCAAGGTTCCTACGTCAACGCGTGTGATCGTTTGCAGTCCTTTGACTGGGCGATTAGGCCCCCAGCGGGGGCGATGTCGGAAGGTCAATTGTTTTGGCGTTTACTAGGTCGGACCGGGCTGTTTAACGCGCGGAAGGTCATGGAAGAGATCGCTCGCGAAATCGCCTTTTTTGCTCCGGCGGCGGAGCCGGTCCCAGCCGTTGGTGTCGATCTGAAGGTCACTCAGCTGGCCGACGCGGAAAACTTAGGAGCCTCGGCATAG
- the nuoH gene encoding NADH-quinone oxidoreductase subunit NuoH, with amino-acid sequence MLGNPLIMTIIKTFVVLGGIMTAAAYFVLLERRVAAWVQDRRGPNRVGIPLTKIRLFGLGQPLADGLKMILKEEYSPAQVDRRLFILAPIIIMTAALAVYAVIPFGSVLPPIPALGIDQPIQLVVAPQLDVAIIYVFALSSIAVYGVVLGGWASNSKYSFLGGLRSSAQMIAYELPLGLAILAVVLSSSSLRLDEIIRAQTDGVWFALAQPLGFVVFVVAAFAEAGRLPFDLPEAEQELVGGYHTEYSGMKLVLFLTAEFIHMITASFLITILFLGGWHLPWITGSGDEIGWGVAILRILVLMGKTFLLIFFFMLVRWSWPRFRFDQLMTLAWKVMLPLGVVNLVAVAILSELSHPNQFGEQLNWFYCSAVGWLVALSAWAIVAAIGPLVTDNRPQTYFQSYDADKR; translated from the coding sequence GTGTTAGGCAATCCCCTGATCATGACGATCATCAAGACGTTTGTGGTACTCGGCGGTATCATGACCGCTGCGGCCTACTTCGTGCTGCTGGAGCGGCGCGTGGCAGCTTGGGTGCAGGACCGTCGCGGTCCGAATCGGGTGGGAATTCCGCTGACGAAAATTCGGCTGTTTGGACTCGGCCAACCGCTGGCAGACGGCCTCAAGATGATCTTAAAAGAAGAGTACTCGCCGGCGCAAGTCGATCGCCGACTCTTCATCTTGGCTCCGATTATCATCATGACGGCCGCACTCGCCGTCTACGCCGTCATTCCTTTTGGAAGTGTGCTACCGCCGATCCCAGCCCTGGGGATCGATCAACCGATTCAGTTGGTTGTTGCGCCGCAGTTGGATGTCGCGATCATTTATGTCTTCGCGCTGTCCAGCATTGCCGTTTACGGAGTTGTGTTGGGGGGATGGGCTAGCAATAGTAAATACAGCTTTCTGGGAGGCCTGCGGTCAAGTGCTCAAATGATCGCTTACGAGTTGCCCTTGGGTTTAGCGATTCTCGCCGTGGTCTTGTCGAGCAGTTCATTACGATTAGATGAGATCATCCGAGCCCAAACGGATGGAGTCTGGTTCGCGTTGGCACAACCGCTGGGATTTGTTGTGTTCGTCGTCGCGGCCTTTGCGGAAGCAGGCCGTTTACCGTTTGATCTGCCGGAAGCGGAACAAGAATTGGTCGGCGGCTACCACACCGAATATTCAGGGATGAAACTGGTGCTGTTTTTGACCGCCGAATTTATTCATATGATCACGGCTTCTTTTTTGATCACGATCCTTTTCCTGGGGGGCTGGCACTTGCCCTGGATCACCGGATCGGGTGACGAGATTGGTTGGGGCGTTGCGATCTTGCGAATTTTGGTTCTGATGGGCAAGACGTTTCTGCTGATCTTCTTTTTTATGCTGGTTCGTTGGTCGTGGCCCCGTTTTCGCTTTGATCAACTGATGACATTGGCTTGGAAGGTCATGTTACCGCTTGGGGTGGTGAACTTGGTCGCAGTTGCGATTCTCAGCGAGCTGAGTCATCCCAATCAGTTCGGTGAGCAATTGAACTGGTTTTATTGTTCGGCCGTGGGATGGCTTGTCGCTTTATCAGCTTGGGCGATTGTGGCGGCCATCGGACCTTTGGTAACGGACAACCGACCTCAAACGTATTTCCAATCGTACGATGCCGACAAACGATGA
- a CDS encoding NADH-quinone oxidoreductase subunit I, whose translation MKAEDKDIRWVDEPKLGLAGRMYLPLIFGGLSTTSKHLVSPKVTVSYPEEEPEIGDPLIYRGVHRLNRDEQGRVKCVACFLCATACPAHCIDIVGTESPWPDREKYPQSFSIDELRCIYCGMCEEACPVDAVELTSLYNLTGRSREEMVFDKEKLLSVYDETKDQEPMKSAQYGGTV comes from the coding sequence ATGAAAGCTGAGGATAAAGACATACGTTGGGTTGACGAACCGAAATTGGGGCTGGCGGGCCGCATGTACTTGCCGCTTATCTTTGGTGGTTTGTCGACGACGTCAAAACATCTCGTGAGCCCCAAAGTGACCGTCAGTTACCCGGAGGAAGAGCCCGAAATCGGGGACCCGCTGATCTATCGCGGAGTACACCGATTGAACCGCGACGAACAGGGACGCGTGAAGTGTGTGGCTTGCTTTCTTTGCGCAACAGCCTGTCCTGCCCACTGCATTGACATCGTCGGCACGGAAAGTCCGTGGCCCGATCGAGAGAAATACCCTCAAAGTTTTTCGATCGATGAGTTGCGTTGCATTTACTGCGGCATGTGTGAAGAAGCTTGTCCCGTCGACGCCGTGGAATTGACGAGCCTCTACAACCTGACTGGACGCAGTCGTGAGGAAATGGTGTTCGACAAAGAAAAGTTGCTCAGCGTCTACGACGAGACAAAAGATCAGGAGCCGATGAAATCCGCCCAGTACGGAGGCACGGTATGA
- a CDS encoding NADH-quinone oxidoreductase subunit J, which produces MNSVLALSASLAGNATLSKLQMILLLGVVLLICSLWMLLPNGRSMGRGRRGLAVSLGLAGLTVIWWRIPRMQFEAQAEFCALATVTIGSAVATITSRSPVYSAIWFAASLLGTSGLFLFQGAQFVGVATVAVYAGAIVVTFLFVLMLAQPEGHAFFDRISWGSVPRLVAATTSVCFAVLIAASLFDIQESEITAQTSLRDVIGNRISQTDGCHLRGLTILDQANTRNLTLRVAAPLEMRESILAQRSEFIELSEQTVIGEQPTEVKIEFVDVLAQRHVANLGGQLFSRHLIAIQVAATLLLVALVGAIAIASRDQTEVPTEGTSA; this is translated from the coding sequence ATGAATTCGGTGCTTGCCCTATCCGCGAGCTTAGCGGGAAACGCGACCCTCTCGAAGCTGCAAATGATTTTGTTGCTCGGGGTGGTGCTGCTGATCTGCTCGCTGTGGATGTTGCTCCCGAACGGGCGATCGATGGGGCGCGGTCGTCGGGGACTGGCTGTATCGCTGGGGTTAGCCGGACTAACGGTCATCTGGTGGCGGATACCAAGAATGCAGTTTGAAGCACAAGCCGAGTTTTGTGCTCTTGCCACAGTCACGATTGGCTCGGCGGTGGCGACCATCACTTCACGAAGTCCCGTCTACAGCGCAATCTGGTTTGCAGCTTCACTGCTCGGGACATCCGGGCTGTTTTTATTTCAAGGCGCCCAGTTTGTCGGCGTAGCCACGGTTGCGGTTTACGCCGGTGCCATTGTGGTGACCTTTTTGTTCGTGCTCATGTTGGCACAGCCGGAAGGGCATGCTTTTTTCGATCGCATCAGCTGGGGAAGTGTGCCCCGACTGGTGGCCGCAACGACGTCCGTTTGCTTCGCGGTTTTAATCGCGGCTTCGCTGTTCGATATTCAGGAATCAGAAATTACCGCTCAAACTTCCTTGCGTGATGTGATCGGCAATCGAATTTCACAAACCGATGGTTGTCACCTGCGGGGATTGACCATTTTGGATCAAGCGAACACTCGAAATTTGACGCTGCGGGTTGCGGCCCCTTTGGAAATGCGAGAGTCGATCCTTGCCCAGCGTTCTGAATTCATTGAGTTGTCCGAGCAAACGGTTATTGGGGAACAGCCAACTGAGGTGAAGATAGAGTTTGTTGATGTATTGGCTCAACGCCACGTCGCAAACCTGGGTGGCCAGTTGTTCAGTCGACATCTCATTGCGATTCAGGTTGCGGCTACGCTGTTGCTGGTGGCTCTGGTCGGTGCCATCGCGATTGCGAGTCGAGACCAAACTGAAGTACCGACAGAAGGAACTTCTGCATGA
- the nuoK gene encoding NADH-quinone oxidoreductase subunit NuoK, protein MTEFALLQNYLLVGGILFALGLTGFLTRRNLIVIFLSVEMMLQGVSLSLIAFGRFHGDWGGQMLVIFIIAVAACEAGVALALVLALCRTAGNLDVTAWQRVREDGTESFVDREVPEDAFEQESWPVLTPAGVRPEKDPQQEPYRSHV, encoded by the coding sequence ATGACGGAATTTGCTCTGCTGCAAAACTACTTGCTGGTTGGTGGAATTCTATTTGCTCTCGGGCTCACAGGCTTCCTCACACGCCGCAATCTGATCGTGATCTTTCTCAGTGTCGAAATGATGTTGCAAGGTGTGTCACTCAGCCTCATCGCTTTTGGCCGTTTTCACGGTGATTGGGGCGGGCAAATGCTCGTGATTTTCATTATCGCGGTCGCAGCCTGCGAGGCCGGGGTCGCACTGGCGCTGGTCCTTGCCCTCTGCCGAACTGCCGGGAACCTGGACGTTACGGCTTGGCAGCGGGTTCGAGAGGACGGCACCGAGTCGTTTGTCGATCGCGAAGTTCCCGAAGATGCGTTTGAGCAAGAATCGTGGCCTGTGTTGACTCCGGCAGGCGTGCGCCCCGAAAAGGATCCTCAGCAGGAACCCTACCGCAGCCATGTATGA